The DNA region CCTCCTACTAAATGCTTTTATCATTTTTTATTTTAAACTATTATCCTTGTTTCTGCTTATGCTTTGGATTGGTACAGATAATCCTTAACACACCTTTTCTTTTTATGATTTTACACTTATCACAAATTTTACGCACTGACGACTTTACTTTCATAAAAAACCACCTTATTACTTCCTGTAGGTTATCCTTCCCCTAGTAAGATCGTATGGAGACAACTCCAACGATACCT from Candidatus Kaelpia aquatica includes:
- the rpmJ gene encoding 50S ribosomal protein L36; the protein is MKVKSSVRKICDKCKIIKRKGVLRIICTNPKHKQKQG